Proteins encoded in a region of the Bombyx mori chromosome 23, ASM3026992v2 genome:
- the LOC101739999 gene encoding putative fatty acyl-CoA reductase CG5065, whose translation MADMSEEAPILPRFYAGRSVFITGGTGFMGKVLVERLLSTCDDIQEVFLLVREKKDVPPEKRLAQFKQCQIFEKVRERCPWQLDKLRVLPGNLERPLLGLEPVTIARLHQVSVVFHNAATLKFDEALRKAVDQNVRGLLSLVDVCDALPNLEALVHVSTAYSNAELSRVEERVYAAPVPLQQLLALADALPDQLAADLTPRYIHPKPNTYTFTKAMAECVLQERTSRRYPVAIFRPTIVISADRHPVPGWIENLNGPSGVVVGVGKGLMHVFRAKLALRADFIPVDVVVDNMIAVAWETASEPCGSLRVYNCASGEHATRLSDFRATAVRVLRSLPLDSGLSYPFLIVVQNRFVYRLLEFVLQTAPLHVAECLRQTDGQKARLSFTTAGRRIRAMTEVLHFFVLREWTFPCDNIRRLRRRLTARDRRIYHLDVAEVHWDELYLNFVKGTRKYLLQEKEEDLKEAQKRMKRLRLVHYTTIVFLVLLSYKLIKFFLNLFMNN comes from the exons ATGGCTGATATGTCAGAAGAGGCTCCGATCCTTCCAAGGTTCTACGCGGGGAGATCGGTCTTCATTACGGGAGGCACCGGCTTTATGGGAAAG GTGTTGGTGGAGCGTCTACTGTCCACGTGCGATGATATCCAGGAGGTGTTCCTCCTCGTGCGGGAGAAGAAGGACGTGCCGCCAGAGAAGAGGCTCGCTCAGTTCAAGCAGTGTCAG ATATTCGAGAAGGTTCGGGAGCGGTGTCCGTGGCAGCTCGACAAGCTGCGCGTGCTCCCCGGGAACCTGGAGCGACCCCTGCTGGGACTCGAACCGGTGACTATCGCTCGACTACACCAG GTGTCGGTGGTGTTCCACAACGCTGCGACCCTCAAGTTCGACGAGGCTCTACGCAAGGCGGTCGACCAGAACGTGCGGGGCCTCCTGTCCCTCGTCGACGTGTGCGACGCCCTGCCGAACCTCGAG GCGCTGGTGCACGTGTCCACTGCGTACAGCAACGCGGAGCTGTCGAGGGTGGAGGAGCGCGTGTACGCGGCGCCGGTGCCGCTGCAGCAGCTGCTGGCGCTGGCCGACGCGCTGCCGGACCAGCTCGCCGCCGACCTCACGCCCAG GTACATCCACCCGAAGCCGAACACTTACACGTTCACGAAGGCGATGGCGGAGTGCGTGCTGCAGGAGAGGACCAGCCGCCGCTACCCGGTCGCCATCTTCCGACCGACCATAG TGATATCAGCAGACCGGCACCCGGTCCCGGGGTGGATAGAGAACTTGAACGGGCCGAGCGGCGTCGTCGTGGGGGTCGGCAAGGGGCTGATGCACGTGTTCAGAGCGAAGCTCGCGCTGCGGGCCGACTTCATCCCGGTCGACGTCGTCGTGGACAACATGATCGCCGTTGCCTGGGAGACGGCCTCAGAACC GTGCGGCTCCTTGCGCGTGTACAACTGCGCGTCGGGCGAGCACGCGACGCGCTTATCGGACTTCAGAGCCACCGCAGTCCGCGTGCTCCGGAGCCTCCCGCTGGACTCAGGACTCTCCTATCCCTTTCTGATCGTGGTGCAGAACAG GTTCGTGTACCGGCTGCTGGAGTTCGTGCTGCAGACGGCGCCGCTGCACGTGGCCGAGTGCTTGCGGCAGACCGACGGGCAGAAGGCGAG GTTGAGTTTCACAACGGCAGGGCGGCGCATACGAGCGATGACGGAGGTGCTGCACTTCTTCGTGCTGCGCGAGTGGACGTTCCCGTGCGACAACATCCGGCGGCTGCGGCGGCGGCTCACGGCGCGCGACCGCCGCATCTACCACCTGGACGTCGCGGAGGTCCA TTGGGACGAATTATATTTAAACTTCGTGAAAGGAACaagaaaatatttacttcaggAAAAGGAAGAAGATTTGAAAGAAGCGCAAAAAAGAATGAAGAG ATTGCGTCTCGTCCACTACACCACCATCGTGTTCCTCGTCTTACTATCCTACAAACTAATTAAGTTTTTCCTAAATTTGTTTATGAACAACTAA